The proteins below are encoded in one region of Triticum aestivum cultivar Chinese Spring chromosome 1B, IWGSC CS RefSeq v2.1, whole genome shotgun sequence:
- the LOC123128818 gene encoding uncharacterized protein isoform X2 encodes MYGDVQSEVPQPSSSPVKPASTSCRKTNSVNTSFVTQLRDHFHEFIHASMDEHRTCLTNTVKKLFAMSKAVAERTAGAKEAGAESVLPLQSEVSR; translated from the coding sequence ATGTATGGCGATGTCCAATCTGAAGTCCCCCAGCCATCTTCATCTCCTGTGAAGCCCGCCTCAACTTCGTGCCGAAAGACGAACTCCGTCAACACCTCTTTTGTCACGCAACTAAGAGATCACTTCCACGAGTTTATTCATGCCTCCATGGACGAACACAGGACATGCTTAACAAACACTGTCAAGAAATTGTTTGCGATGTCAAAGGCCGTCGCAGAGAGAACCGCTGGGGCAAAAGAAGCTGGAGCTGAAAGCGTTTTGCCACTTCAGAGTGAAGTGTCGCGGTAG
- the LOC123128818 gene encoding uncharacterized protein isoform X1 produces MGSTESDVSSTMYGDVQSEVPQPSSSPVKPASTSCRKTNSVNTSFVTQLRDHFHEFIHASMDEHRTCLTNTVKKLFAMSKAVAERTAGAKEAGAESVLPLQSEVSR; encoded by the exons ATGGGGAGCACCGAGAGCGACG TGTCATCCACAATGTATGGCGATGTCCAATCTGAAGTCCCCCAGCCATCTTCATCTCCTGTGAAGCCCGCCTCAACTTCGTGCCGAAAGACGAACTCCGTCAACACCTCTTTTGTCACGCAACTAAGAGATCACTTCCACGAGTTTATTCATGCCTCCATGGACGAACACAGGACATGCTTAACAAACACTGTCAAGAAATTGTTTGCGATGTCAAAGGCCGTCGCAGAGAGAACCGCTGGGGCAAAAGAAGCTGGAGCTGAAAGCGTTTTGCCACTTCAGAGTGAAGTGTCGCGGTAG
- the LOC123128811 gene encoding metalloendoproteinase 1-MMP-like, translating into MTQSLIYCVTEKATRGDDDGAATESAGGQPKTHRLPYPNLFVLFCFVSCIRFFAARRPVTRITASACARLALMVPCRPARAAACLPLVLILCLLSCAAARPAPAPAPVHGRHHGQGWHSFKRLLDAQRGTRVTGLGDLKRYLAMFGYMPKHAGPEHGGDPTDAFDEHLEAAVKRYQSRLSLPVTGQLDVVTLDQMMSPRCGVQDDHGASVSPEHGGAVSRFTFFKGKPRWTRRSDPDPVVLTYAVSPTATVGYLPADDVRAVFRRAFERWARVIPVAFVETDDYDEAEIKVGFYEGSHGDGVPFDGPLGVLGHAFSPKNGRLHLDAAEQWAVDFAGETKASAAIDLESVATHEIGHVLGLGHSTSPQAVMYPSIKPLEKKADLTVDDVEGVQLLYGSNPDFRLSSLYDATDTSGSPAGSSWSASSAGLVLCAVLVILVTHL; encoded by the coding sequence ATGACGCAGAGCTTGATCTATTGCGTGACGGAGAAGGCCACCCGGGGagacgacgacggggcggcgacggagtcAGCCGGTGGCCAACCAAAGACCCATCGGCTCCCCTATCCGAACCtttttgttctcttctgtttcgtttCTTGCATAAGATTCTTTGCCGCGCGGAGACCTGTAACGAGAATAACGGCCAGCGCGTGCGCGCGCCTGGCTCTGATGGTTCCATGTCGCCCCGCTCGGGCAGCTGCGTGTCTCCCGCTGGTGCTGATACTTTGCCTCCTCTCGTGCGCCGCCGCGAGgcctgcgccggcgccggcgccggtgcaCGGCCGGCACCATGGCCAAGGGTGGCACTCGTTCAAGCGGCTGCTAGACGCGCAGCGGGGGACCCGTGTGACGGGGCTCGGCGACCTGAAGCGCTACCTGGCCATGTTCGGCTACATGCCCAAGCATGCCGGGCCGGAGCACGGCGGCGACCCGACGGACGCCTTCGACGAGCACCTCGAGGCCGCCGTCAAACGGTACCAGTCCCGGCTCAGCCTGCCTGTCACCGGCCAGCTCGACGTCGTGACGCTCGATCAGATGATGTCCCCGCGCTGCGGCGTCCAGGACGACCACGGCGCGTCCGTCTCGCCAGAGCACGGCGGCGCGGTCAGTCGGTTCACGTTCTTCAAGGGCAAGCCGCGGTGGACGCGGCGGTCGGACCCGGACCCGGTCGTGCTCACGTACGCCGTGTCGCCGACGGCCACCGTCGGCTACCTGCCAGCCGACGACGTGAGGGCCGTGTTCCGGCGCGCGTTCGAGCGGTGGGCGCGGGTCATCCCCGTGGCGTTCGTCGAGACGGACGACTACGACGAGGCcgagatcaaggtggggttctacgAGGGCAGCCACGGCGACGGGGTGCCCTTTGACGGGCCGCTCGGCGTGCTCGGCCACGCCTTCTCTCCCAAGAACGGGCGGCTCCACCTCGACGCCGCTGAGCAGTGGGCGGTGGACTTCGCCGGCGAAACGAAAGCCTCGGCGGCCATCGACCTTGAGTCCGTGGCGACTCACGAGATCGGCCACGTCCTCGGGCTCGGACACTCGACTTCGCCGCAGGCCGTCATGTACCCGAGCATCAAgccgctggagaagaaggccgacCTCACCGTCGACGACGTCGAAGGCGTGCAGCTGCTGTACGGGTCCAACCCGGATTTCAGGCTCAGCTCCCTCTACGACGCGACGGACACCTCCGGCTCGCCGGCAGGGAGCAGTTGGTCTGCTTCCTCGGCTGGGTTAGTTCTTTGTGCGGTCCTGGTCATACTTGTGACGCACTTGTAG